ttttaccattcaaggttactgtgaccttgacctttaacctgatgatccccaaaaacaataggggtcatctactggtcaggcccaacctccatgtcaagtttgagagccatgggtgcaggcattgttgagttagcactcggacaagctttaaaaaaaaattaccattaaatgtcactgtgaccttgaccgttgacccgatgacccccaaaatcaatagggtttatctactggtcaggcccaaccttcatgtgaagtttgatgaccatacttccaggaattgttgagttatcactcggacaagctttggtctaccgacggaccgaccgaccgaccaacatACCGACAtacctgtgcaaagcaatatacccctcttcttcgaaggggggcataaaaatatgctacagtttatttattttagcacaAAATAAACAGATTGAAATGTATTCAACTAATCTattatcaaacaatttattttaaataaaatcatgggCTGATGAGaatacataaaacatctttatcaAAGTCCTCAGAACAGCTAATCAGAATAAAACCGTGGAAACTTTTTCTCACTTCTGCGCAGAATTTTACACCCAGCATCTGACATAAGAATGCACCTTAATATTCTTTCACGAACTCTTTCATCCGTTTCCTTCGCGAACAGCTTTATCTCAACCTTTGGCGACATTAACATTCCATCTATCGGGCTCTTAAATTTCTTGTACCACGATTTCAGTAACGGAAACATCATTTCCACCTCTTGTCCAAACTTGAGGTTGTAAAATGCATCTAGTGTATTTGGGGTGAATAAAATCACATTGTTAGAATCACCAAGATCAGTGTTTGACCTCAAGTTCATATGGGTAATGAAGATAGATTCCATAAGATGTTGGTATTGGGTGATGCCACTTGTATCCCTGGAGAACATACCCGACCGATTGTTCAGGAAATACATAGGACAGTCAGGAAGTTGATCACACAATTTCTGCAtctgttataaaaatattagaatattagcataattgtaataaaaaatatgatgatGTGAAGGAAATATTAATATACAGATACTACAAcagttaaattaaataaattaaagcaTTGACTACAATATGACCCCTATTATAggggatcagtaggtcaatgcaAAGGACAGCAGCGACACACATACTTTGTGCATGTAATCACAATAATTGTTTGTCCTCTGAGGCTATGACATTGAAACTTAGGATGCCTTTAACAAGTATATGATCCAAATCTTTATGAGTCAAAAGTCAATGTCACAGTCtgaaatgttatgaaaattaaCCTCAGAAAGGTTTCATCTAGAATATGTTTACTTCAGTGGGGGAAATAAGATGTCAGTAGGTCATGGTCAAAACCAATGTTGTTGGGGCAACTCTGTAAATTCACATAATCGAACTTAGTGCACCACAGCACCAGTATAGAAAATCAAGTTTGAAAAAGGATTAAGAGGCAGTCTTTGCCAATAAAAAGCTACAAATATGTAAGAGAATATATACCATAATTACATTTTCCATGGCAATCCAGACTTATACATTGTCCACATTAAGCTCTAGCAAGTAGATGAtcaattttgattaattttcagaatgtttacatttaacacaACACAGACAAGCCTATGTGGCATTTCATTCCTGGATTATACTCGTATAAACgagaaaaggaaaaaaacattccGTCATCATTTGACtccattttcaaataattggcACAAAATCAGATGTGTTGTAGCATTTTTCAAAGCCTAGCAAAATTAAGAACTGTACTGTTTTGGAGGTCAAAGCCCAATGTTGTGGCACATATTTGGACAATTTCATTTCtgcaataacttaaaaatgCTTTGACCTACCGTAGGTCAATGAGACTTATAACTAGCAGATGACCCTATGACTTCTTAGGGTCATTAtatcaaaggttaaggtcacactaaTAAGTGTTATGTAAACATTTTctcaataacttaagtattttttgACCTAGGACAAGGAAATATCTCTTGTGGGTTGTACTTGACATGTAGACCACTACTGTTATTGGTTAGAGGTAAAAAGGCCAAGGTCATAGCAAATTATGTCTGgcaataacttgaaaactgcTTGACTTAGGACATGGAACTTAACAGGCAGGTTGtacttaacaattatttgacCCCTATTGTGTTGGGGGTAAAAGGTCAGGATCATTTCTTCCTATAGCACTTTGATTTCAAATGGTAACATGTGAACTTAACCACACATTCCACAggcaaaacaaaatgaatgcaaattaCCATACTAGTTGATTGCAATAATTTTTGCAAGGTCTTTTCAATGCGTTCTTTTTCAATTTTCCCCCAAAtttacaagctttaaaatccttaaCACCATTATTCAATCATCTGAAAACAACAGTTAGGTTAATGGAACAGTTTGCTAGgctttaattttgaatttttttctaccttgcaaaattgaaacaatatatacatgtaccagtacAGTAATTCAATCTGCTTCCCTTTCCACTCACCTGTTGTCCATGTTTGACATGGTCAAACCTCTTGTTGTCTTTTACATCGAAAAAGAAGTGACCAAGATTTGTTACCAGTCTACTGGACACATCTTGTTCAGACCAAATCacatcatttaagaaaatatccACCGCGACCACAGTCTCAATTGTCTGAAAATCGGAGATCATGTAttaaatttttttttgtgtcaacTTGTTATTGTATTCTGGCTTATTTATACAACACTctttacattcaatatattaattCTAGGCACTAATTTAATTACAGTTGTTTATAAATACTAAATGACATGCATTTAAGCTAATATCCTGATTCCTATGGGCTGATATGAATCACACTCCAGTCTGTTTCCTGCATGAAAGGCAACAACAAAGTTAAGCACTGGTGGTGCTGGAACCTATGAACTTTCCCTAGATACCTGAAGTTTTGTTTGGTGAGCAATATTTTCCCCAATATTACCTTTTGGTAATATATATCTGACTAAGCCATCAGATCACTCGACTGGAGTCAGTCAAAACTTAAAGCAACTGTGGCTGAAACTAGCACAAGAATCGACAAGTCAAGTTATTGAGATGTGCAAAATTTCACGTTACCATCTACATGGATAAATGTTTTAAGATTCAACTATTCCCTTAAATAGTTTTTAGTAACAATcccatttaaaagaaaattgtgcTTTTGCAAATGGGAGATAACTGTTAGAAACTATCCAGAGTTAAAATTCTTGGTGCACAATATCACACTGCCAAGTTTTGTTATATTCAGCAAATTCTGGGATATGCACTGGACAAAATTTTGCTGACGAATAATAATCTTAAAGCAGAACAATGATACTGGAAAAAAGCATGTCTTGATGAGGGAAACTTATGACTTCACCCATATACCTTTTAACTTTGCTCTTACATTTGTATCTGGTATTTCTAATGCAGGGTAAAATATCCTAGCAAACTTTTCTTGCTTTTTTTCTTGGGTCTCAAACATCATGACAAGATCAGCTAGTGTGTCTATCTGTGTCTTACTGAAACCACTTTTGTCGCAAAACTCATTTATGTCCACAAATCTTTGTCTGCATTTCATGTCATCATCCCCCTTGATCATTTCACTAGGCAAAATGATGTTCTTTATGTTTGATCTCTTAATGAAAGTGCTCCTTGAGAGTCTGTTAAGAGTGATATAGTCACAATTGTTAAAGAAGTCCAGAACATAAGCAGGTTTGTCTCCATGTTCTgactgtttttcttttcttttagaTTTTctctttttcacattttcatgtCCCTCTCTGACTTCAGATACTGATGCAGCATTTCTTGTTGAAAGTGTCTTTCCCTGAAAGCAAAGTAAAGGTGATAAGGAAACAAGATGAAAAATCTACATGAGTCCTATGCACAATTGCTTCACCAATTTACTGATGGAAATGTAATAGGGTCATTTATTACATGATTGCGATGATACCTTAAAACTAATATTTCATGGTTCAGGAGATCGCGTAAAGGGGACtactttttttactttcattttcctatgtattaatatatatatatgtgaccTCAAGAGTGAACTTTAGCGCTTGGTAAGGTTTTAGATGTTAGTTTTCCATTGCCCAATAATTATTGCCGCTTTTCTTAAATTGTGCACTTGTGACAAGTTACTAACATTCTAAATTCATTAATATAAGTTAATAGCAAGTAACAACACTGCACCTGTGAGATTGGGAATATGACGAAAGTGCTCAGTACCACATTCTGTGCACAAGTTTTCGTGTTAACCAGCTTATAGCTGTTAAATAAAAGAACCCTCAATTAACGCCTTattactgggggggggggggggggggggggttacaattgactgatgcataaagATGAATAGACATAAGGACTTGTTACAGAAACATGTGACTAAGGAAAAAGTGTGAGCCTGAAGAAGGACCATCCGTCTACAAGTAAATAACTTGGTACTTAGCCCATGTTGATTGATGTTCCTTTAATCATAAATGCAATCAAAAAGGTACATGTAACTTAGTTAATATAACAACTATATCTTTACTAATTATTTCTTGGCAAGCATCACAACactatcattaaaaaaaacaccttaatCTGTATTCACATTCACCTAAATTCCATTTACTAGAtagaatattcataaaacaataaaggaatatttataaaaaaaataaataatattaatgtgTCCTTTTTTAGGGTGGCAAAAGTGTACTTGTCTGTTTGCATTTTTGCATTGTCAGATTTGTTTTCCTAAAAAGTACTTGAACAAAGAAactaacaagagggccaaatggccctgaatcgctcacctgtcatatattgcacattcttccattatatacaaatattgaaaacctaagcctatgaacacggggcgtggccaattttgaccccagggctaaagtttgaacaatcttaatagtggtccgataaacgatgcttcataccaaatatctaaggccttcgccttttggtttcggagaagaagattttttaagttttcatcatatacatatataaggaaacccatgaccgcccgggtggggccattttttgaccccagggccaaagattgaacaatattggtacatgtcaactagatgatatatcataacaaatatctaagctcttgtcactacttgattttacgtgtgtatctatatatgtatatttgttattaattgttgtatgtggcccatattgaaaattggtatgtgtactaattatgttatccagtttaaattaagacgttacttgtttTTGTGAGTTCCgcgaagattttttaagttttcactataacacatatagagaaaacccatcagccccggggtgtggccaattttgaccccagggccataatttgaacaaactttgtagaggtccactagacgatgaatcatgccaaatatctaagctctaagcaacgtaagttcaaaggagatgatttttgaagttttcactataaacatatagagaaaacccatgaccccacaagggggcggggccaattttgaccccaaggccataatttgaacaatctttgtagaggtccactggacgatgaatcatgccaaatatctaagctctagatcaagtaagttcagaggagaagattttttaagttttaactataaacatatagagaataccctaactccccggggcggggccaattttgaccccaaggccataatttgaacaatctttgtagaggtccactagacgatgaatcatgccaaatatcttagctctaagcaacgtaagttcagaggagatttttgattttttttactataaacatatagagaaaacccatgaccccccaggggcgggtccaattttgaccccaaggccataatttgaacaatctttgtagaggtccactagacgatgaatcatgccaaatatctaagctctagtccaagtaagttaagaggagaagatttttgaagttttaactataaacacatcaagtatacccatgaccccccggggcggggccaattttgaccccaaggccataatttgaacaatctttgtagaggtccactagacgatgaatcatgccatataactaagctctagtccaagtaagttcaaaggagaagatttttgaagttttcactataaacatatagagaaaacccatgacccccggggcggggccaattttgaccccaaggccataatttgaacaatctttgtaaaggtccactagacgatgaatcatgccaaatatctaagctctagttcaagtaagttcagaggaaaagattttttaagttttcactataaacatatagagaaaacccatgaccccctggggcggggccaattttgacccaagggccataatttgaacaaactttgtagaggtccactagacaatgaatcatgccaaaatatctaagctctaggccaagtaagttcagatgAGAagtttttttaaggttttcactataaacatatagagaaaacccatgaccccccggggcggggccaattttgaccccagggccataatttgaacaaactttgtagaggtccactagacgatgaatcatgccaaatatctaagctctaggccaagtaagttcaaaggagaagatttttgaagtattcactataaacatatagagaaaacccatgacccccggggcagggccaattttgaccccaaggccataatttgaacaaactttgtaaaggtccactagacgatgaatcatgccaaatatctaagctctaagcaacgtaagttcagaggagaagatttttgaagttttaactctaaacatatagagaaaacccatgaccccccggggcggggccaattttgacccaagggccataatttgaacaaactttgtagaggtccactagacgatgaatcatgccaaatatctaagctctaggccaagtaagttcagaggagaagattttttaaggttttcactataaacatatagagaaaacccatgaccccccggggcggggccaattttgacccaagggccataatttgaacaaactttgtagaggtccactagacgatgaatcatgccaaatatctaagctctgggccaagtaagttcagaggagaagattttttaagttttcactataaacatatagagaaaacccatgaccccccggggcggggccaattttgaccccagggcaaaa
Above is a genomic segment from Mya arenaria isolate MELC-2E11 chromosome 2, ASM2691426v1 containing:
- the LOC128223907 gene encoding uncharacterized protein LOC128223907; this encodes MLSRVCRSLFLLGSRDSSVIGKTLSTRNAASVSEVREGHENVKKRKSKRKEKQSEHGDKPAYVLDFFNNCDYITLNRLSRSTFIKRSNIKNIILPSEMIKGDDDMKCRQRFVDINEFCDKSGFSKTQIDTLADLVMMFETQEKKQEKFARIFYPALEIPDTNTIETVVAVDIFLNDVIWSEQDVSSRLVTNLGHFFFDVKDNKRFDHVKHGQQMQKLCDQLPDCPMYFLNNRSGMFSRDTSGITQYQHLMESIFITHMNLRSNTDLGDSNNVILFTPNTLDAFYNLKFGQEVEMMFPLLKSWYKKFKSPIDGMLMSPKVEIKLFAKETDERVRERILRCILMSDAGCKILRRSEKKFPRFYSD